The Sedimentisphaera salicampi genome includes a region encoding these proteins:
- a CDS encoding GxxExxY protein, producing the protein MEEKILYKELSDRIIGCAVEVHRVLGPGLLESAYNQCLCRELDLNGIKFEREKPLPVVYKDTNLDCGYRLDILVEGKVIVELKSVEAIKGIHEAQIISYMKLADVKKGFLINFNVEMLKNGLKSFAIK; encoded by the coding sequence ATGGAAGAAAAGATATTATATAAAGAGCTTTCGGATAGGATTATTGGATGTGCCGTGGAAGTGCACCGAGTATTGGGTCCGGGTTTGCTTGAATCTGCTTACAATCAATGTCTTTGCCGTGAGCTGGATTTGAATGGGATAAAATTTGAGCGTGAAAAGCCTTTGCCTGTGGTCTATAAAGATACCAATCTCGACTGCGGCTACAGATTAGATATTCTTGTGGAAGGGAAGGTTATCGTTGAGCTTAAAAGCGTTGAGGCTATAAAAGGCATCCATGAAGCTCAGATTATTTCTTATATGAAGCTTGCTGATGTGAAAAAGGGGTTTCTGATTAATTTTAATGTGGAAATGTTAAAGAACGGATTGAAAAGCTTTGCTATTAAATAA